The segment CTCCCCGGCGCGGTCTTCGTCATCGACACCAAGAAGGAGCGGCTGGCGGTGCACGAGGCCAACCGCCTCGGGATCCCGGTGATCGCGACCGTGGACACCAACTGCGACCCGGACGGGATCGACTACGTGATCCCCGGCAACGACGACGCGATCCGCTCGGTCAAGCTCATCACGGGCAAGATCGCGGACGCGGTCATCGAGGGCGCCGCGATCTGGCAGGAGAAGCAGGCGGCGGCGGCCCAGCAGGCGCAGGAGGCGGCGCAGGAGGCCGCGGACGCATCCGGAGAGGCCAAGCCCAAGGCGCGGCGCGCGGCGAAGAAGCCCGGCGCGCCGGCCCTCGAGGAGGTCTTCAGCGACGAGGCTGGCGCGGCTGACGCCGGCGAGGAGGGGTAGGGACGTGGCGGACGTCAGCGCGAACCTGGTGAAGGAGCTCCGGGAGAAGACCGGGGTCGGCATGATGGAGTGCAAGAAGGCCCTTGCCGAGTGCGGCGGGGACATGGAGAAGGCCACCGAGCACCTGCGCAAGAAGGGCATGGCGTCGGCGGCCAAGAAGTCGCACCGCACGACCGGCGAGGGGCTGATCGAGGCCTACATCCACCCGGGCAACAAGGTCGGCGTGCTCATCGAGGTCAACTGCGAGACGGACTTCGTGGCGCGCACCGACGCCTTCCGCGCGCTCGTGCACGACCTGGCGATGCAGGTCGCCGCGGCGATGCCGCTGGCGGTGTCCCCGGACGAGCTGGACCAGAACCTGGTGGCCAAGGAGCGCGAGATCCTCGCCGAGCAGGCCAAGGCCAGCGGCAAGCCCGAGAAGATCGTCGAGAAGATGGTCGAGGGCCGGATCCAGAAGTTCTACGAGGAGGTCTGCCTCCTCGAGCAGCCCTTCGTCAAGGACCAGGACCGCAGGGTCAAGGACATCGTGACCGAGGCGATCGCGAAGATCGGCGAGAACATCCGGGTCCGGCGCTTCACGCGCTACCAGCTCGGGAGGTAGGCGCCCGTGGCGGCGGCGGTCGGGCGGCGGGTGCGCGGCGCGAAGCCGCGCTACCGGCGGATCCTGCTCAAGCTCAGCGGCGAGGCCCTGCTCGGCCGCGGCCAGTGGGGGATCGACCGGGACGTCGTCGACGGGATCTGCAGCCAGGTCATCGCGGCGAAGGAGCTCGGCGTCGAGGTCGCCCTCGTCATCGGCGGCGGCAACATCATGCGCGGCGCGATCGAGGCGCGGCGCGAGGGCGTCGACCGGGCGAGCGCCGACTACATGGGGATGCTCGCCACCGTCATCAACGCCCTGGCGCTGCAGAACGCGCTCGAGCACCGCGGCGCCTTCACCCGCGTGATGAGCGCCATCGAGATGCACCAGGTCGCCGAGTCCTACATCCGCCGCCGCGCGGTGCGCCACCTGGAGAAGGGGCGCACCGTGATCTTCGCCGCCGGGACGGGGAACCCGTATTTCACGACCGACACCGCCGCGGCGCTGCGCGCGATGGAGATCGGCGCCGACGTGCTGGTGAAGGCGACGAAGGTCGACGGGGTGTACGACGCCGACCCGGTGCGCAACCCGAAGGCGAAGCGCTTCACCGCGCTGACGTACCTGGAGGTGCTGCGCCGGCGCCTGGCGGTCATGGACACGACGGCGATCTCGCTCTGCATGGACAACAGCCTGCCGATCGTGGTCTTCAACCTCAACAAGCCGGGGAACCTCCTGCGTCTGCTCACGGGCGGGCGGGTCGGGACCCTCGTGCACGCGGGCTAAGGGGGACGCACACGGCGATGCTCAAGGACATCGAGAAGGCCGCGCAGGAGAAGATGCAGCACTCAATGGCGGTCCTGAAGAAGGAGTTCGGGACCATCCGGACCGGGCGCGCGACGCCGGCGCTGCTCGACGGGGTCAGCGTCGAGTACTACGGGACGCCGACGCCCGTGACCCAGGTGGCCTCGGTGTCCATCCCCGAGAGCCGCTCGATCGTGATCCAGCCCTGGGACCCCTCGATCATGGGCGAGATCGAGAAGGCGATCCTGCGCGCGAACCTCGGTCTGACGCCGACCAACGACGGCAAGGTCATCCGCATCTCGATCCCGGCGCTCACCGAGGAGCGGCGCAAGGACCTGGTCAAGGTTGCGCGCAAGTACGCCGAGGAGGGCCGCGTCTCGCTGCGCAACGTGCGCCGCGACGTGAACGAGCAGATCAAGAAGCTCGAGAAGGACGGCAAGATCTCCGAGGACGAGATGCGCCGGGCGCAGGAGCGCGTCCAGAAGCTGACCGACGACTTCACCGCGCAGGTCAACCAGGCCATCGAGAAGAAGGAAAAGGAGATCATGGAGATCTGATCCGGCGCCGGGTCCCGCACCGGGGCCCGTGCCGGGCGCGGATCGCCAGCCGCTCCCCCGCCGTGGACGAGCACCACGAGCCCTGGCCGCGTCACGTGGCCGTCATCATGGATGGCAACGGCCGCTGGGCGCGGCGCCGCCACCTCCCCCGCATCGAGGGGCACCGCGCCGGGGTCAAGTCCGCCCGCGCCGCGATGGAGGTCTGCCGCGACCTGGGCGTCCCGGTGCTGACGCTCTACACCTTCTCGCTCGAAAACTGGCGGCGCCCCCAGGCGGAGGTGGACGAACTGATGCGCCTGCTGCACCGCTACCTCGCGCGCGAGGCGCCGCGGCTCGCCGCGAACCGCGTGCGCTTCCGCGCGCTCGGGCGCCTCGGGATGCTGCCGGCGAAAGTGCGCGCGAAGGTCGAGGAGCTGACGGCCGCCACGGCGGGCAACGACCGGCTCACCCTCTGTCTCGCGCTGAGCTACGGCGGGCGCGCCGAGATCGTCGACGCGATCAACGCGGCGGCCGCCGCGCGGGTGGCGGCGGGCCGGGAGCCGGGCCCGCTCGCGCCGGCGGACATCGCCGCGCATCTCTACGCGCCCGACGTGCCGCCGCCGGACCTGATCATCCGCACCAGCGGCGAGGTGCGCCTCTCGAACTTCCTGCTCTGGGAGTCGGTCGGCGCGCGGCTGGTCTTCGTCCCCGAGCTGTGGCCCGACTTCAACGCGAAGCGCCTCGCGGCGCTGGTCTCGGCCGAGCGGGCGCGCCACGCCGCGCAGGTGGCCCGGTGAAGCGCCTGCTCTCGGCCCTCGTGGGCATCCCGCTGGTCCTGGCGGTGGTCTTCGGGGCCGGCGCGGCGGCGTTCGGGCTCGTCGTGCTGGCGGTCGCCCTGCTGGCCCTCCACGAGTACCTCGCGCTCTGCGGCGTCGAGACCGTGATCGCCGTGACGGTCCTCGGCTGCGCCGCCCCGCTGCTGGGGGCGCTGCCTTTCGGGTACGCGCCGGCCGTGGCCAGCATCGTGCTCCCCGTGCTCGCGCTCGCGGCGCTCTGGCGCGTCGAGGACCCGGCGCGGCGCTTCCGCGGGGTGGCCGAGGGCGCCTTCGGCCTCGGCTACATCGGCTACGCGATGGGCTGCCTCTGGTTCCTCCGCGAGGAGCTGGCCGGCGGTCCGGCCTGGGTCTTCCTCGTGCTCGTCGCGACCTGGGCCGGCGACAGCGCCGCCTACTACGCCGGCTCGCGGTTCGGCCGGCGGAAGTTCGCGCCGCTGCTGAGCCCGAACAAGACCTGGGCCGGCGCAGTCGGCGGCCTCGCCGGGGCCGTCGCGGGCGGCTGCGCCGCGCTGCCGCTCTTCGACGGGGCGGTGTCGCTGCCGGCGGCCGCGGCGACGGGCCTCGCCGTCGGGGTCGCCGGCCAACTCGGCGACCTCTTCGAGTCGCTCTGGAAGCGCGCGAAGGGCGTGAAGGACTCGGGCCGGCTCATCCCCGGCCACGGCGGAATCCTGGACCGGATCGACAGCCTGCTGCTGGGCATACCCGTGGGCTACCACCTCGCGCGGGCGATCACGGGCTAGGAGGGACGCGCGATGCGACAGGTGGCTATCCTCGGCTCTACCGGCTCCATCGGCCTGAGCGCTCTGGACGTCGTGCGCGCCTCCGGCGGGCGGCTGGCGGTCGCGGCGCTCGCCGCCGGCTCGAACTGGCGGGCGCTGGCGGCGCAGGCGCGCGAGCTGCGGCCGCGG is part of the bacterium genome and harbors:
- the pyrH gene encoding UMP kinase, which encodes MAAAVGRRVRGAKPRYRRILLKLSGEALLGRGQWGIDRDVVDGICSQVIAAKELGVEVALVIGGGNIMRGAIEARREGVDRASADYMGMLATVINALALQNALEHRGAFTRVMSAIEMHQVAESYIRRRAVRHLEKGRTVIFAAGTGNPYFTTDTAAALRAMEIGADVLVKATKVDGVYDADPVRNPKAKRFTALTYLEVLRRRLAVMDTTAISLCMDNSLPIVVFNLNKPGNLLRLLTGGRVGTLVHAG
- the tsf gene encoding translation elongation factor Ts — translated: MADVSANLVKELREKTGVGMMECKKALAECGGDMEKATEHLRKKGMASAAKKSHRTTGEGLIEAYIHPGNKVGVLIEVNCETDFVARTDAFRALVHDLAMQVAAAMPLAVSPDELDQNLVAKEREILAEQAKASGKPEKIVEKMVEGRIQKFYEEVCLLEQPFVKDQDRRVKDIVTEAIAKIGENIRVRRFTRYQLGR
- the uppS gene encoding polyprenyl diphosphate synthase codes for the protein MDEHHEPWPRHVAVIMDGNGRWARRRHLPRIEGHRAGVKSARAAMEVCRDLGVPVLTLYTFSLENWRRPQAEVDELMRLLHRYLAREAPRLAANRVRFRALGRLGMLPAKVRAKVEELTAATAGNDRLTLCLALSYGGRAEIVDAINAAAAARVAAGREPGPLAPADIAAHLYAPDVPPPDLIIRTSGEVRLSNFLLWESVGARLVFVPELWPDFNAKRLAALVSAERARHAAQVAR
- a CDS encoding 1-deoxy-D-xylulose-5-phosphate reductoisomerase (catalyzes the NADP-dependent rearrangement and reduction of 1-deoxy-D-xylulose-5-phosphate (DXP) to 2-C-methyl-D-erythritol 4-phosphate), with the translated sequence MRQVAILGSTGSIGLSALDVVRASGGRLAVAALAAGSNWRALAAQARELRPR
- a CDS encoding phosphatidate cytidylyltransferase — translated: MKRLLSALVGIPLVLAVVFGAGAAAFGLVVLAVALLALHEYLALCGVETVIAVTVLGCAAPLLGALPFGYAPAVASIVLPVLALAALWRVEDPARRFRGVAEGAFGLGYIGYAMGCLWFLREELAGGPAWVFLVLVATWAGDSAAYYAGSRFGRRKFAPLLSPNKTWAGAVGGLAGAVAGGCAALPLFDGAVSLPAAAATGLAVGVAGQLGDLFESLWKRAKGVKDSGRLIPGHGGILDRIDSLLLGIPVGYHLARAITG
- the frr gene encoding ribosome recycling factor — protein: MLKDIEKAAQEKMQHSMAVLKKEFGTIRTGRATPALLDGVSVEYYGTPTPVTQVASVSIPESRSIVIQPWDPSIMGEIEKAILRANLGLTPTNDGKVIRISIPALTEERRKDLVKVARKYAEEGRVSLRNVRRDVNEQIKKLEKDGKISEDEMRRAQERVQKLTDDFTAQVNQAIEKKEKEIMEI